The following are encoded together in the Diachasmimorpha longicaudata isolate KC_UGA_2023 chromosome 3, iyDiaLong2, whole genome shotgun sequence genome:
- the LOC135160004 gene encoding uncharacterized protein LOC135160004 encodes MFIAMMEVDQGNFENGIQRLSCIMPRNSCVTVPKAVEAIEANIDHFRTNAFPKSTDKLWREMSEHCCNKKWKPLTWYANVTEDRREILTIARRNKNVNVPASQPAPTIDETLNASRDERSYQEETNSEVDENATTFTLTLTPADQRTTHTLRPHVWTNVISDLFYQEHRLPCAFTFKRGDVYTSHDRKHFIKIVGYCLDEKCANRFVGIAVHVMARRGEWSGGQL; translated from the exons ATGTTCATAGCGATGATGGAAGTAGATCAAGGCAACTTTGAAAACG GTATCCAAAGACTGAGTTGTATTATGCCACGGAATAGTTGTGTGACAGTACCAAAGGCAGTTGAGGCGATAGAAGCCAACATTGATCATTTTCGCACAAATGCCTTCCCCAAGAGCACTGACAAATTATGGAGAGAGATGAGTGAACACTGTTGTAACAAAAAATGGAAACCTCTCACTTGGTATGCAAATGTAACTGAGGATAGACGTGAAATTTTGACTATTGCTCGACGGAATAAGAATGTCAACGTACCTGCTTCTCAACCTGCTCCAACTATTGACGAGACTCTGAATGCTTCACGGGATGAGAGGTCGTACCAGGAGGAAACAAATTCCGAAGTGGATGAAAATGCAACAACATTCACCTTAACTTTAACGCCAGCGGACCAGAGGACCACCCACACCCTGAGGCCACACGTATGGACAAATGTTATCagtgatttattttatcaGGAACATCGTCTGCCCTGTGCATTTACCTTCAAAAGAGGAGACGTTTATACGTCACATGACAGGaaacattttattaaaattgttgGATATTGTCTTGATGAGAAGTGCGCCAATCGTTTTGTAGGCATTGCAGTCCATGTAATGGCGAGAAGAGGAGAATGGTCGGGAGGACAGCTCTAG